The following proteins are co-located in the Hemicordylus capensis ecotype Gifberg chromosome 11, rHemCap1.1.pri, whole genome shotgun sequence genome:
- the RPL39 gene encoding 60S ribosomal protein L39 codes for MSSHKTFKIKRFLAKKQKQNRPIPQWIRMKTGNKIRYNSKRRHWRRTKLGL; via the exons ATG TCGTCCCACAAGACGTTCAAAATCAAGCGGTTTCTCGCTAAGAAGCAAAAGCAGAACCGGCCTATCCCGCAGTGGATCCGCATGAAAACTGGCAATAAGATCAG GTACAACTCCAAAAGGAGGCACTGGAGACGGACCAAGCTGGGCCTGTGA